One Candidatus Binatia bacterium DNA window includes the following coding sequences:
- the MeaA gene encoding protein meaA produces MRVGVGVRVGRVGVTLGVGVGVRVVVGGPGGVGVLVAPSAGVLVPGSGVGVAVGGGVAPRGVRVGRGVRVGLGVRVGSGWERADSTHGTRRAKASASRPTARERFTFKTLLARKGLFKPNLGEVCERSGPLGMKSSMADAPWLMRTYAGHTDARAANDLFRKNLAKGQTGLSVAFDLPTQTGYDSDDPMAEGEVGKVGVPVCHIEDMELLFEGIPLERMNTSMTINATAPWLLALYVALAERRGIDPAVLRGTTQNDVLKEFLSRGTYIFPPEPSLRLTVDVIEYTVRHVPNWNPMNVCSYHLQEAGATPVQEIAFTLANAFAVLDRVRRRPGVPVPQVVGRMSFFVNAGIRFVEEMCKMKAFTRLWDRLTRERYGVEDPKLRRFRYGVQVNSLGLTAQQPENNVQRIVLEMLGVTLSKEARARSVQLPAWNEALGLPRPWDQQWSLRIQQVLAYETDLLEYDRDLFEGSVVVEEKVRSLEEAAEEELRRIESLGDLERAIREMKRCLVASHAERQRRIEAGEIVVVGVNRFTETEPSPLLSSDARSFLVVDPEGERRQVERLRAFREKRNAREAEAALRALEEAARTGANILPPSIRAAHAGVTTGEWASVLRRVFGEYRAPTGLEGLVVRGEGGELEALRARVRDLSEKLGRPPRILVAKPGLDGHSNGAEQLAVRAREAGFEVVYNGIRLSPAEIAQAAADEDVDAVGISIHSGSHMTLVPKVLELLRARGVRVPVFVGGIVPEPDRARLRELGVAGIYGPGEASFTRIVSEFVAELERSSGGAGARAGAPGLRRLGA; encoded by the coding sequence GTGCGGGTCGGCGTCGGTGTCCGGGTGGGGCGCGTGGGGGTGACGCTCGGCGTCGGGGTCGGGGTGCGCGTGGTCGTGGGAGGCCCTGGCGGAGTCGGCGTGCTCGTGGCTCCCTCCGCGGGCGTGCTCGTGCCCGGCTCGGGGGTGGGTGTCGCCGTCGGTGGCGGTGTCGCCCCGCGGGGGGTGCGCGTGGGGCGTGGCGTACGCGTCGGCCTCGGCGTGCGGGTCGGCTCCGGCTGGGAAAGGGCGGATTCCACCCACGGGACGAGGAGAGCGAAAGCCAGCGCGAGCCGTCCGACGGCGCGAGAGAGATTCACCTTCAAGACTCTGCTGGCTCGCAAGGGTCTTTTCAAGCCGAACCTCGGGGAGGTTTGCGAGAGGTCCGGTCCGCTTGGTATGAAGAGCAGCATGGCGGACGCTCCGTGGCTCATGCGCACCTACGCGGGGCACACCGATGCCCGCGCGGCGAACGATCTTTTCCGGAAAAACCTGGCCAAGGGACAGACCGGTCTCAGCGTGGCCTTCGACCTCCCGACGCAGACCGGTTACGACTCCGACGACCCGATGGCCGAAGGGGAGGTCGGCAAGGTCGGCGTGCCCGTCTGCCACATCGAAGACATGGAGCTTCTCTTCGAGGGGATTCCGCTCGAGCGGATGAACACCTCGATGACGATCAACGCGACGGCCCCCTGGCTGCTCGCGCTCTACGTTGCGCTCGCCGAGCGGCGGGGGATCGACCCGGCCGTGCTACGCGGCACGACGCAGAACGACGTCCTGAAAGAGTTTCTCTCCCGGGGCACCTACATCTTTCCGCCCGAGCCGTCCCTCCGGCTCACGGTCGACGTGATCGAGTACACGGTCCGGCACGTCCCGAACTGGAATCCCATGAACGTGTGCAGCTACCACCTCCAGGAGGCCGGGGCGACACCGGTGCAGGAGATCGCCTTCACGCTGGCCAACGCTTTCGCCGTGCTCGACCGCGTGCGACGGCGCCCCGGCGTCCCCGTGCCCCAGGTCGTCGGCCGGATGTCTTTTTTCGTGAACGCCGGCATCCGGTTCGTCGAAGAAATGTGCAAGATGAAGGCGTTCACGCGTCTCTGGGACCGGCTCACGCGCGAGCGCTACGGCGTGGAGGACCCGAAACTCCGGCGTTTCCGCTACGGCGTCCAGGTCAACTCGCTGGGACTCACGGCGCAGCAACCGGAGAACAACGTCCAGCGCATCGTCCTCGAGATGCTCGGGGTTACCCTGTCCAAGGAGGCGCGTGCCCGCTCCGTGCAACTTCCGGCTTGGAACGAGGCGCTCGGCTTGCCACGCCCCTGGGACCAGCAGTGGTCTCTCCGGATCCAGCAGGTGCTGGCCTACGAGACGGATTTGCTCGAGTACGACCGCGATCTCTTCGAGGGGTCCGTGGTCGTGGAGGAAAAGGTCCGAAGTCTCGAGGAAGCCGCGGAGGAGGAACTCCGCCGCATCGAGAGCCTCGGAGACCTCGAACGGGCCATCCGCGAGATGAAGCGGTGTCTCGTGGCGAGCCATGCGGAAAGGCAACGCCGCATCGAGGCGGGGGAGATCGTCGTCGTGGGGGTGAACCGGTTCACGGAGACCGAACCGAGCCCGCTGCTCTCCTCCGACGCCCGGAGCTTTCTCGTCGTGGACCCGGAGGGCGAGCGCCGGCAGGTGGAACGCTTGCGTGCCTTCCGCGAAAAGAGGAACGCGCGAGAGGCCGAGGCCGCGCTCCGCGCCCTCGAAGAAGCGGCGCGCACCGGAGCGAACATCCTTCCCCCGTCGATTCGTGCCGCGCACGCGGGAGTCACGACCGGAGAGTGGGCGTCGGTTCTCCGGCGGGTGTTCGGAGAGTACCGGGCGCCCACGGGACTCGAGGGGCTCGTGGTCCGCGGCGAGGGCGGGGAGCTCGAAGCTCTGCGGGCGCGGGTGCGCGACCTCTCCGAGAAGCTCGGGCGGCCTCCCCGCATTCTCGTGGCCAAGCCCGGGCTCGACGGCCACTCGAACGGCGCGGAACAGCTCGCGGTGCGAGCCCGCGAGGCCGGGTTCGAGGTCGTCTACAACGGAATCCGGCTTTCTCCGGCCGAAATCGCGCAGGCGGCAGCCGACGAGGACGTGGACGCGGTCGGGATTTCCATCCACTCCGGCTCCCACATGACGCTCGTCCCGAAAGTGCTCGAGCTGCTGCGCGCGAGGGGGGTGCGGGTTCCGGTGTTCGTCGGCGGCATCGTTCCCGAGCCGGATCGGGCGCGCCTCCGGGAACTCGGCGTCGCCGGGATCTACGGGCCCGGGGAGGCCAGCTTCACTCGAATCGTCTCGGAGTTCGTCGCGGAACTCGAGCGTTCCTCGGGAGGCGCCGGGGCGCGAGCCGGAGCGCCCGGACTCAGACGGCTCGGCGCATGA
- the rimP gene encoding ribosome maturation factor RimP yields MATIQRIWGLVEPVAAAEGLEVVDIELRRGARGSTLRIFLDRQGGPGTIDLDTLSTVSRYLSDILDVHDPIPGPYTLEVSSPGINRRLRRPDHFRRYLGRRIRVRTYRPISGRRNFVGLLRAVEDDGIVVTVEGHEEVFPFAEIAQANYEHDFVGEPFASRRR; encoded by the coding sequence ATGGCGACGATCCAACGGATTTGGGGGCTCGTGGAGCCCGTCGCAGCCGCAGAGGGTCTCGAAGTCGTCGACATCGAGCTTCGCAGGGGTGCTCGAGGGTCGACACTCCGGATCTTTCTCGACCGCCAGGGAGGCCCGGGCACGATCGACCTCGACACCTTGTCGACGGTCAGCCGCTACCTGAGCGACATCCTCGACGTTCACGACCCGATCCCCGGGCCGTACACCCTCGAAGTCTCGTCTCCGGGGATCAACCGCCGGTTACGCCGCCCCGACCACTTCCGGCGCTACCTGGGACGCCGTATTCGCGTCAGAACGTATCGGCCGATCTCGGGGCGACGAAATTTCGTCGGTCTTTTGAGGGCCGTCGAAGACGATGGTATCGTTGTGACCGTCGAAGGACACGAAGAAGTGTTTCCGTTCGCGGAGATTGCGCAGGCCAACTACGAACACGATTTCGTGGGCGAGCCCTTCGCCAGTCGGCGGCGTTAA
- the rpsO gene encoding 30S ribosomal protein S15, giving the protein MLQLYIGAPLWYQAGEKREGWRFMALLPQQKRELVEAYGRAPKDTGSPEVQVALLTARIEYLTEHFKTHKKDHHSRRGLLKLVGQRRRLLEYLKRRDNERYKALIERLGLRK; this is encoded by the coding sequence GTGCTCCAGCTTTACATTGGCGCCCCCCTGTGGTACCAAGCCGGCGAGAAACGAGAAGGTTGGAGGTTTATGGCATTACTTCCGCAGCAGAAGCGGGAGTTGGTCGAGGCGTACGGGCGGGCTCCGAAGGATACCGGGTCTCCGGAAGTTCAGGTGGCTCTGTTGACCGCCCGAATCGAGTACCTTACCGAGCACTTCAAGACGCACAAAAAAGACCACCATTCCCGTAGAGGGCTCTTGAAGCTGGTCGGTCAAAGGCGGCGCTTGCTCGAGTACCTCAAGCGTCGGGACAACGAACGCTACAAGGCCCTGATCGAGCGCTTGGGCCTCCGCAAGTAG
- the nusA gene encoding transcription termination/antitermination protein NusA — MQPELSRVIEQVSKEKRMDREVVIKAVEEAMEAAARKVMGMESRIEAHYNADLGEVELFKILKVVEHVTDPAKEISLEAARAQLDPEAQIGDELLEKLDQRYSRIAAQAAKQDLIQRLRAAEREIIYNEFKDRIGELTHSGIVQRFEKKNIIVNLGRTDAILPEREQIPRERYRQGDRIRAYILDVDPNTKGPQVILSRTHPGFLVKLFEQEVPEIYEGIVEIKAAAREPGSRAKIAVVSHDKDVDPVGACVGMKGTRVQAVVQELRGEKIDIVPWSPDPVEFVCRALAPAKVSRIVIDEDEHSMEVIVPDDQLSLAIGKKGQNVRLASRLTGWKLDVRSESEVEAELRAARLSLMEVPGMDEALADLLVQNGFKSAEELAHSDERALAEIEGIGPERARELLRAARAHVEEKARLEAEAEKASTEPEGTAPPPDDTQLSAGPTIEPAPSEPPVLEATAGGEEK, encoded by the coding sequence ATGCAACCCGAGCTGAGCCGCGTCATCGAACAGGTCAGCAAGGAAAAGCGGATGGACCGGGAGGTGGTCATCAAGGCGGTGGAAGAGGCCATGGAAGCCGCCGCGCGGAAGGTGATGGGCATGGAGAGTCGTATCGAGGCCCATTACAACGCCGACCTCGGGGAAGTGGAGCTTTTCAAGATCCTGAAGGTCGTCGAACACGTCACCGACCCGGCCAAAGAGATCTCGCTCGAGGCCGCCAGAGCACAGCTCGACCCCGAAGCCCAGATCGGCGACGAACTTCTCGAAAAGCTCGACCAGCGATACAGCCGCATCGCGGCGCAGGCCGCCAAGCAAGACCTGATCCAGCGCCTGCGGGCCGCCGAACGGGAAATCATCTACAACGAGTTCAAGGACCGGATCGGGGAGCTCACCCACTCCGGGATCGTTCAGCGCTTCGAGAAAAAGAACATCATCGTCAACCTCGGGCGCACGGACGCCATCCTACCGGAAAGAGAACAGATCCCGCGCGAACGCTATCGCCAGGGCGATCGCATCCGGGCCTACATTCTGGACGTGGATCCCAACACGAAGGGGCCCCAGGTCATCCTTTCCCGCACCCACCCCGGTTTCCTCGTCAAACTCTTCGAGCAGGAAGTCCCCGAGATCTACGAAGGCATCGTCGAAATCAAAGCGGCCGCCCGGGAACCCGGGAGCCGCGCGAAGATCGCCGTGGTGTCCCACGACAAGGACGTCGACCCCGTCGGGGCCTGCGTCGGAATGAAGGGAACCCGCGTGCAAGCGGTCGTGCAGGAGCTCCGGGGCGAAAAGATCGACATCGTCCCCTGGAGCCCGGATCCGGTGGAATTCGTCTGCCGAGCTCTCGCGCCGGCAAAAGTATCGCGCATCGTGATCGACGAGGACGAGCACTCGATGGAAGTGATCGTCCCCGACGACCAGCTTTCTCTCGCCATCGGCAAAAAAGGGCAGAACGTACGACTCGCTTCTCGGCTGACGGGCTGGAAGCTCGACGTCCGCAGCGAGTCGGAAGTCGAGGCCGAACTCAGAGCAGCCAGGCTTTCTTTGATGGAAGTGCCGGGCATGGACGAAGCTCTGGCCGACCTCCTCGTGCAGAACGGCTTCAAGTCCGCCGAGGAACTCGCTCACTCCGACGAGCGGGCACTCGCCGAAATCGAGGGCATCGGCCCGGAAAGGGCAAGAGAGCTCCTGCGGGCCGCGAGGGCTCACGTCGAGGAAAAGGCCCGCCTGGAAGCCGAGGCCGAGAAAGCGTCCACCGAACCCGAGGGAACCGCGCCGCCACCGGACGACACGCAGCTCTCCGCGGGCCCGACGATCGAACCCGCGCCGAGCGAGCCTCCGGTGCTGGAGGCCACGGCCGGGGGCGAAGAAAAGTAG
- the caiA gene encoding acyl-CoA dehydrogenase, giving the protein MAEERTVPVEWRSLGVLRDALRSAVDFAVERMAQKTGKGRGIDEEQVDCERLAYLATEVAAVESLLDYVRAAEEAGKGPEVLREMGAVFAGEVAQKALSLLEVHGARFGIDEAFLRSGLGSPSVRAAVREALSESRVRAVGRHAIETRGENHWWLEPEELALTRDSVREFARREIAPHADRIHRNDELVPDEIVAKMAELGYFGLSVPEEYGGSGMGNPAMIVTTEELSAVSLAAGGSLITRPEILTKALLRGGTERQKRKWLPLIASGKRMVAIAVTEPDVGSDVASVQCRATPAEVGGRKGYVLDGAKAWSTFAGRADILALLARTDPDPSKGARGLSLFIVEKDPFYGHEFVMKQPHGGTITGKADRTPGYRGMHSFTLQFEKYFVPAENVVGEEGGLGKGFYLQMGGFAAGRLQTGGRATGVAQAALERSCEYANDRRQFGRPIGKFPLTEYKVGRMATHVMAARQLTYAAARRMDEDESAALEPAMAKLLASDVAVWVTQEGQLLHGGWGYAEEFPISRYVVDALVLPIFEGVKPILELKVIARALLAR; this is encoded by the coding sequence ATGGCGGAAGAACGTACCGTACCCGTCGAATGGCGATCCCTGGGAGTTCTGCGCGATGCCTTGCGCTCGGCGGTGGATTTCGCGGTCGAGCGGATGGCGCAGAAGACCGGGAAGGGGCGGGGGATCGACGAGGAGCAGGTCGACTGCGAACGCCTGGCTTATCTGGCCACGGAGGTGGCCGCCGTGGAGAGCCTTCTCGACTACGTGCGAGCGGCGGAAGAGGCGGGGAAGGGGCCCGAGGTCTTGCGCGAGATGGGTGCGGTGTTCGCGGGCGAGGTCGCGCAGAAGGCCCTCTCGCTCCTCGAGGTTCACGGCGCGCGGTTCGGGATCGACGAGGCGTTTCTCCGGAGCGGCCTCGGGTCGCCGTCGGTGCGTGCGGCCGTGCGGGAGGCACTCTCCGAATCCCGCGTTCGCGCCGTGGGAAGGCACGCCATCGAAACACGGGGCGAGAACCACTGGTGGCTCGAGCCCGAGGAGCTCGCGCTGACGCGGGATTCCGTCCGGGAGTTCGCGCGGCGGGAGATCGCCCCCCACGCGGATCGGATCCACCGCAACGACGAGCTCGTGCCGGACGAGATCGTCGCGAAGATGGCCGAGCTCGGATACTTCGGGCTGTCCGTTCCCGAAGAGTACGGTGGTAGCGGGATGGGAAACCCCGCCATGATCGTGACGACCGAAGAGTTGTCGGCCGTCTCGCTCGCGGCGGGCGGGAGTCTCATCACCCGTCCGGAGATCCTGACAAAGGCCTTGCTGCGCGGGGGCACGGAGCGTCAGAAACGAAAGTGGCTTCCCCTGATCGCGAGCGGGAAACGCATGGTGGCCATTGCCGTGACCGAGCCCGACGTGGGGTCGGACGTCGCCTCGGTCCAGTGCCGGGCCACGCCCGCGGAAGTCGGCGGGCGCAAGGGGTACGTTCTCGACGGCGCGAAGGCGTGGTCCACGTTCGCGGGGCGCGCCGACATCCTCGCATTGCTCGCGCGGACCGATCCCGACCCCTCGAAGGGCGCGAGGGGGCTCTCTCTCTTCATCGTGGAGAAAGACCCCTTCTACGGGCACGAGTTCGTCATGAAGCAACCCCACGGCGGGACCATCACGGGCAAGGCCGACCGCACGCCCGGTTACCGGGGGATGCACTCGTTCACGCTGCAGTTCGAGAAGTACTTCGTGCCCGCGGAAAACGTCGTCGGCGAGGAGGGAGGGCTCGGAAAGGGGTTCTATCTCCAGATGGGCGGCTTCGCGGCGGGGCGGCTCCAGACCGGCGGGCGCGCGACGGGCGTGGCGCAGGCGGCGCTCGAGCGGTCGTGCGAGTACGCGAACGATCGGAGGCAGTTCGGCCGGCCCATCGGAAAGTTTCCCTTGACGGAGTACAAGGTCGGCAGGATGGCCACGCACGTCATGGCGGCCCGACAACTGACCTACGCCGCCGCGCGTCGGATGGACGAGGACGAATCGGCCGCGCTCGAGCCTGCCATGGCCAAGCTTCTCGCCTCGGACGTGGCCGTGTGGGTGACCCAGGAGGGGCAGCTCCTCCACGGCGGCTGGGGCTACGCGGAGGAGTTCCCGATCTCGCGATACGTCGTGGACGCGCTCGTCCTGCCGATCTTCGAGGGGGTCAAGCCCATTCTCGAACTCAAGGTCATCGCCCGCGCCCTTCTCGCTCGCTGA
- the truB gene encoding tRNA pseudouridine synthase B: protein MDGILVVDKPEGPTSAAVVREAQKLLRTKVGHLGTLDPLATGVLPLCVGEGTKVSQFLVGAEKEYEGKIRLGKRTDTGDLAGQVVEEAPVPPIDASECRRVAAQFEGKRLQVPPMHSAIKREGVPLYKLARRGIEVRREARPVEIFELGLEPDGPDRLAFRVVCSKGTYVRVLAEEIARALGTVGVLEKLRRLRFGPFRIERALAFPFAADEARERMVGLREALEGLPEWHLAQEPARRARQGQVSVLLGLPRPPGPDSLAKLVDPEGRLVAVLRADARGNWTYARVFPSRPAGA, encoded by the coding sequence GTGGACGGAATCCTCGTCGTGGACAAGCCGGAAGGCCCCACCTCGGCGGCCGTCGTCCGGGAGGCGCAGAAACTCTTGCGGACGAAAGTCGGGCACCTCGGGACGCTCGATCCGCTCGCCACCGGGGTCCTACCGCTCTGCGTCGGCGAAGGGACGAAAGTGTCGCAGTTTCTCGTCGGGGCCGAGAAGGAATACGAGGGGAAAATCCGACTCGGGAAGCGAACGGACACCGGCGACCTGGCGGGCCAGGTGGTCGAAGAGGCCCCGGTCCCGCCGATCGACGCCTCGGAGTGTCGGCGGGTGGCCGCGCAGTTCGAGGGCAAGCGGCTCCAGGTTCCGCCGATGCATTCCGCGATCAAACGGGAGGGTGTCCCCCTCTACAAGCTCGCGCGCCGTGGCATCGAAGTCCGGAGAGAGGCTCGACCGGTGGAAATCTTCGAACTCGGCCTCGAACCGGACGGACCCGATCGGCTCGCTTTCCGCGTCGTGTGCTCGAAAGGAACCTACGTCCGGGTCCTGGCCGAGGAAATCGCCCGGGCTCTCGGGACCGTGGGAGTCCTGGAAAAGCTCCGACGGCTGCGCTTCGGACCATTCCGGATCGAGCGAGCCCTGGCCTTTCCCTTCGCCGCGGACGAAGCCAGAGAACGGATGGTCGGACTGCGGGAAGCCCTCGAGGGCCTACCGGAGTGGCACCTCGCGCAAGAACCCGCCCGACGGGCCAGGCAGGGCCAGGTTTCCGTACTTCTCGGCCTTCCCCGGCCCCCGGGCCCGGATTCGCTGGCCAAGCTCGTCGACCCCGAGGGGAGGCTCGTGGCCGTCCTGCGAGCGGACGCCAGGGGGAACTGGACCTACGCGAGAGTTTTTCCGTCACGGCCCGCAGGAGCCTAG
- a CDS encoding CoA ester lyase, with translation MFVLDGGRRFVIPRTELTYPGHNMKFHQNAADPVKSPVDHVMADFEDACPYEFKGEKSRKVMVEALNTLDFGEKVVTVRPNNIHSPFFLEDVEAVVLGAPNRFHGIILPKTRGPEDIVHLSKLLDHLERRAGWKYRLQIEALIETPHALIRAYEIATASDRMAGLIFGIADFAATLGVREIVEEQNRNFHYAKQAMVVAAKAAGLHAIDNVYLRLVRKDDPPERVAEIERGLREKNLGSAALGMDGTWVIHPQQAKICNECYTPSPEQVARAKRVIELYHEKGGGSMADPETGEMIDEATIKIALMDLAKAAQAGLVSREYLAEQAAKSKSVTGYDILELMRRAV, from the coding sequence ATGTTCGTTCTCGACGGAGGCCGAAGGTTCGTCATCCCGCGAACGGAACTCACCTACCCGGGCCACAACATGAAGTTCCACCAGAACGCAGCCGACCCGGTGAAATCCCCGGTCGACCACGTCATGGCGGATTTCGAGGACGCCTGCCCGTACGAGTTCAAGGGTGAAAAAAGCCGCAAGGTCATGGTCGAGGCTCTGAACACCCTCGACTTCGGAGAAAAGGTCGTCACCGTCCGCCCCAACAACATCCACTCTCCGTTCTTTCTCGAGGACGTCGAAGCCGTCGTGCTCGGGGCGCCGAACCGCTTCCACGGCATCATCCTGCCGAAAACGCGGGGGCCGGAAGACATCGTTCACCTCTCGAAACTTCTCGACCACCTCGAACGGCGAGCCGGTTGGAAGTACCGGCTGCAAATCGAGGCTCTGATCGAGACCCCGCACGCGCTCATCCGGGCCTACGAGATCGCCACGGCTTCGGACCGGATGGCGGGCCTCATCTTCGGCATCGCGGACTTCGCCGCCACGCTCGGCGTGCGCGAGATCGTCGAAGAGCAGAACCGGAATTTCCACTACGCCAAGCAGGCCATGGTCGTCGCCGCGAAAGCCGCCGGGCTCCACGCGATCGACAACGTGTACCTCCGCCTGGTCCGCAAGGACGACCCGCCCGAGCGGGTCGCGGAAATCGAACGGGGACTGCGGGAGAAAAACCTGGGATCCGCCGCGCTCGGCATGGACGGGACGTGGGTCATCCACCCGCAGCAGGCCAAGATCTGCAACGAGTGCTACACGCCGAGCCCGGAGCAGGTGGCCCGCGCCAAACGGGTGATCGAACTCTACCACGAGAAAGGCGGAGGCTCGATGGCGGACCCCGAAACCGGAGAAATGATCGACGAGGCCACGATCAAGATCGCGCTCATGGACCTCGCCAAAGCGGCACAGGCCGGGCTCGTGAGCCGGGAGTACCTCGCCGAGCAGGCGGCGAAGTCCAAAAGCGTGACCGGCTACGACATCCTCGAACTCATGCGCCGAGCCGTCTGA
- a CDS encoding type 12 methyltransferase, whose amino-acid sequence MTRASQPSAFLASVVDELPRGSVLEVAVGEGRNALFLASRGFDVYGIDRSEEALARAREEASRRGLDLKLVRADLEDFPLPRDRFDVVVDIRYLQRSLIPAMKAALKPGGRIVFETFTVEQLARGHPRNPAFVLEHGELLRWFSDFRILRWEEGELESESGPLFLARLLAEKPRS is encoded by the coding sequence ATGACACGCGCGTCGCAGCCGTCGGCGTTTCTCGCCTCGGTGGTCGACGAACTGCCACGGGGCTCGGTGCTCGAAGTCGCGGTGGGGGAGGGAAGAAACGCGCTGTTTCTGGCCTCGCGGGGTTTCGACGTCTACGGGATCGACCGCTCGGAGGAAGCTCTCGCCAGGGCCAGAGAGGAAGCATCGCGGCGGGGGCTCGATCTCAAGCTCGTGCGGGCCGACCTCGAGGATTTTCCCCTTCCTCGCGACCGCTTCGACGTCGTCGTGGACATTCGCTACCTGCAGCGGAGTTTGATTCCCGCCATGAAGGCGGCCCTCAAACCGGGCGGCCGCATCGTCTTCGAGACCTTCACCGTGGAACAGCTCGCCCGGGGCCATCCCCGAAATCCGGCGTTCGTGCTCGAGCACGGGGAGCTCCTCCGATGGTTTTCGGACTTTCGAATCCTGCGCTGGGAGGAGGGGGAGCTCGAAAGCGAGTCGGGTCCCCTTTTTCTGGCGCGGCTGCTCGCGGAAAAGCCTCGGAGCTGA
- a CDS encoding ribosome-binding factor A produces MGARRADRVADAVRSALAEILLKEAKDPRIGFVTLTEVRMSDDLRHARVYFSVLGDEEARRRSLEGLESAAPFLRREVGRRLRLRFAPEIVFRFDPRPTEAEHVARLLRGHPRDEEE; encoded by the coding sequence ATGGGAGCGCGAAGAGCCGACCGCGTCGCGGACGCGGTCCGGTCGGCGCTGGCCGAAATCCTGTTGAAAGAGGCCAAGGACCCGCGAATCGGGTTCGTGACCCTGACCGAGGTCCGCATGAGCGACGACCTCCGGCACGCGCGCGTCTATTTCAGCGTCCTGGGAGACGAAGAGGCGCGCCGCCGCTCGCTCGAGGGGCTCGAGAGCGCGGCACCCTTCCTGCGCCGCGAAGTCGGTAGACGGCTTCGGCTGCGTTTCGCACCCGAGATCGTGTTCCGGTTCGACCCGAGGCCCACCGAGGCCGAGCACGTGGCGAGGCTCCTGCGAGGGCACCCTCGCGACGAAGAGGAGTGA
- a CDS encoding amidophosphoribosyltransferase encodes MLPQLCPGCESRISRAFCESCYRAIDRAGRSRCRLCGSEVLAPDARTLCPQCLSPSWPLDALRVRALYWSRAHDPGPLERAIWRLKYAGDLSVLPALRALLLSCPLEGLGEIDCVIPVPLHVSRLRQRGFNQALLLARPLGRKLGALLDPLGVERVRATAPQVGLGPSERRRNVRDAFRARPGRVRDRCVLLVDDVVTSGATLLACARALRDAGARGVSALCLARAVPA; translated from the coding sequence TTGCTGCCGCAACTCTGTCCCGGTTGTGAGAGCCGGATCTCGAGGGCGTTCTGCGAGAGCTGCTACCGGGCGATCGACCGGGCAGGGCGATCTCGTTGCCGGCTTTGCGGGTCGGAGGTCCTCGCCCCCGACGCCCGTACTCTTTGCCCGCAATGCCTCTCTCCTTCCTGGCCTCTCGACGCGCTCCGGGTCCGTGCTCTCTACTGGTCCCGTGCCCACGACCCCGGACCGCTCGAGCGGGCGATCTGGAGACTCAAGTACGCGGGAGACCTGAGTGTGCTTCCCGCGCTTCGAGCCCTTCTCTTGTCGTGTCCTCTCGAAGGGCTCGGCGAGATCGACTGCGTGATTCCCGTCCCCCTCCACGTTTCCAGGTTGCGGCAGCGGGGCTTCAACCAGGCCCTGCTGCTGGCTCGCCCCCTCGGGCGGAAGCTCGGGGCTCTCCTCGATCCTCTCGGGGTCGAGCGTGTTCGGGCCACGGCCCCCCAGGTCGGCCTCGGACCCTCCGAGCGTCGGCGCAACGTGCGGGACGCTTTCCGCGCCCGGCCCGGCCGTGTTCGCGATCGATGCGTTCTCTTGGTCGACGACGTGGTGACGTCCGGCGCTACCCTCCTGGCTTGCGCGAGGGCACTGAGAGACGCCGGAGCCAGGGGAGTCTCTGCACTGTGCCTGGCCAGGGCGGTTCCGGCATGA